A genome region from Brassica oleracea var. oleracea cultivar TO1000 chromosome C2, BOL, whole genome shotgun sequence includes the following:
- the LOC106325733 gene encoding L-type lectin-domain containing receptor kinase IX.1 has product MANSILFFSFVLLLPYVCSVQFSITRFTSNSPEVAYQGDARANGAVELTNIDYTSRSGWVTYGKKIPLWDPQTGKPSDFTTRFSFRIDTRGVKYGNYGHGFAFFLAPAEIQIPPNSAGGFLGLFNETDVVSSSFPLIHVEFDTFTNTEWDPLDMASHVGINNNSLVSSSVTSWNASAHSQDIGRVRIFYDSLRRNLSVSWTYDLTSNPNENSSLSYIIDLSKVLPSEVTVGFSATSGSVTEGNRLLTWEYSSDLELQDIKKSQEDKKRMIIGVSVSGFVLVTFFTVLLITFFLRRKHRREKAGEEKENLTSINEDLERGAGPRKFSYKELASAANNFSVDRKLGEGGFGAVYKGYLTGLDMMVAIKKFTGGSTQGRREFVTEVKVISSLRHRNLVQLVGWCHEKDEFLMVYEFMPHGSLDAHLFGKKPHLAWPVRCKVTLGIASALLYLHEEWEQCVVHRDIKASNVMLDSSFNAKLGDFGLARLMDHEVGPQTTGLAGTFGYMAPEYISTGRASKESDVYSFGVVTLEIVTGRKSVDPRQGRVEPEASLVERVWDLYGKGELIKGVDEKLGGDGFDEKQAECLMVVGLWCAHPDRNSRPSIKQAIQVLSLEAPLPHLPTKMPVASYHVSSSSAATSVSSGGAGTATFSSAQLGR; this is encoded by the coding sequence ATGGCCAACTCAATCCTCTTCTTTTCATTTGTTTTGCTTCTCCCTTATGTCTGTTCAGTTCAGTTCAGCATAACTCGTTTCACCTCAAACAGCCCTGAAGTAGCATACCAAGGAGACGCAAGAGCCAACGGCGCCGTTGAGCTTACCAACATTGACTACACAAGCCGTTCCGGTTGGGTTACCTACGGCAAAAAAATCCCTCTATGGGATCCACAAACCGGTAAGCCATCTGATTTCACCACCCGTTTCTCCTTCAGAATCGACACACGTGGCGTTAAGTACGGTAACTACGGCCACGGCTTCGCCTTCTTCCTAGCTCCAGCTGAGATCCAAATCCCTCCCAACTCAGCTGGTGGCTTCTTGGGTCTGTTCAACGAAACAGACGTTGTCTCATCTTCTTTCCCGCTCATTCACGTCGAGTTTGACACCTTTACCAATACAGAATGGGATCCTCTCGACATGGCGTCTCATGTGGGAATCAACAACAACTCTCTTGTTTCCTCTAGCGTGACTTCTTGGAACGCGTCCGCACACAGCCAAGATATTGGCCGTGTGCGGATCTTCTACGATTCCCTTAGAAGAAACCTGAGCGTATCCTGGACCTACGACCTAACATCCAATCCAAATGAGAATTCGAGCCTCTCTTACATCATCGATCTTTCGAAAGTCCTGCCGTCAGAAGTCACTGTTGGATTCTCCGCGACCTCTGGAAGCGTCACGGAAGGAAACAGGCTTCTGACGTGGGAGTACAGTTCGGACCTGGAGCTACAAGATATCAAAAAAAGCCAAGAAGACAAGAAAAGGATGATCATCGGCGTTTCGGTGTCCGGATTTGTTTTAGTAACGTTCTTCACCGTCTTGCTAATAACCTTCTTCTTGAGACGGAAACATCGGAGGGAGAAAGCAGGGGAGGAGAAAGAGAACTTGACGTCGATCAACGAGGATCTCGAAAGAGGAGCAGGACCGAGAAAGTTTTCTTACAAAGAACTCGCCTCGGCCGCCAACAACTTCTCGGTCGATAGGAAGCTAGGGGAAGGAGGATTTGGAGCCGTGTACAAAGGCTACTTAACCGGGTTAGACATGATGGTCGCCATCAAGAAGTTTACGGGCGGGTCTACGCAGGGGAGACGAGAGTTCGTAACGGAAGTAAAAGTAATCAGCAGTTTAAGACATCGGAACTTAGTGCAGCTCGTCGGCTGGTGTCACGAAAAAGATGAATTTCTTATGGTGTACGAGTTCATGCCACACGGTAGCTTAGACGCTCATCTGTTTGGTAAAAAGCCTCATCTGGCTTGGCCTGTGAGGTGCAAGGTGACTCTCGGTATAGCCTCCGCGCTGCTGTACCTCCACGAGGAGTGGGAGCAGTGCGTTGTGCATAGAGATATTAAAGCGAGTAACGTGATGCTTGACTCTAGCTTCAACGCCAAGCTTGGTGATTTCGGGTTGGCTAGGTTGATGGACCACGAGGTAGGGCCCCAGACTACGGGGCTTGCGGGGACGTTCGGTTACATGGCTCCTGAGTATATAAGCACGGGCAGGGCGAGTAAGGAGTCTGATGTTTATAGCTTTGGGGTTGTTACGTTGGAGATTGTTACGGGGAGAAAGTCTGTTGATCCGAGGCAAGGGAGAGTGGAGCCTGAGGCGAGCCTTGTGGAGAGAGTGTGGGATTTGTATGGGAAAGGTGAATTGATCAAAGGTGTTGATGAGAAACTTGGGGGTGATGGTTTTGATGAGAAGCAAGCGGAGTGTCTTATGGTTGTGGGGTTGTGGTGTGCTCATCCTGATAGGAACTCGAGGCCTTCGATTAAACAAGCGATTCAGGTTTTGAGTCTTGAAGCACCGTTGCCTCATCTTCCTACTAAAATGCCTGTTGCTAGTTACCATGTGTCGTCTTCGAGTGCTGCGACCTCAGTTAGCTCTGGTGGAGCTGGGACAGCAACGTTTTCAAGTGCTCAACTTGGTCGTTGA